Proteins encoded within one genomic window of Empedobacter falsenii:
- a CDS encoding mechanosensitive ion channel family protein, producing the protein MELLDKNIQSDLYRSTLELISTFGLSSYSTTIITTLVLSIAIIIILYVIDFLLRKVLLLVLTNVIRKSKTKVDDLLVKNKVLQFVTHIVPIIVAQEAIPLIFKGFPNWIKIAMQITDVALVVAIGLLFSAVFKTFRDFLRSKKSFADKPIDSYLQVMNISLFFVCGILIFSIVTGKSPLTFLVSLGAASAILMLVFKDSILGFVASIQVSMNDMVRVGDWIEMTKYGADGTVIEINLGSVKVQNFDKTITTIPTYALVSDSFRNYRGMQNAGGRRIKRSINIKMNSIRFVTEEEIEELKKIKMLYDFIVDRSNEIEQYNRSNKVDPTVWANGRRMTNIGLFRQYIKTYTYNSPKIRKDLMFEVRQLQPTEHGLPIELFMFTNTTVWNEYEVIMADIFDHIIAVVPFFHLEIFESPSSNDMREIAEALKES; encoded by the coding sequence ATGGAACTTTTAGACAAAAATATTCAAAGCGATTTGTATCGCTCAACTTTAGAATTGATTTCTACCTTTGGACTTTCGAGTTATTCGACAACAATTATTACTACACTTGTATTGTCGATTGCTATAATTATCATTTTATATGTGATTGATTTTTTATTGAGGAAAGTGTTATTGTTAGTTTTGACGAATGTCATTCGTAAGAGTAAAACAAAAGTTGACGACTTACTGGTCAAAAATAAAGTCTTGCAATTTGTTACACATATTGTCCCGATAATTGTAGCCCAAGAAGCAATTCCTTTAATTTTTAAGGGATTTCCAAATTGGATAAAAATTGCGATGCAGATAACAGATGTAGCGTTGGTTGTCGCTATAGGCTTGCTGTTTAGTGCTGTGTTTAAAACATTCAGAGATTTTCTTCGAAGCAAAAAGTCGTTTGCAGACAAGCCAATAGACAGTTATCTGCAAGTGATGAACATTTCATTATTCTTTGTTTGCGGTATTCTTATATTTTCGATTGTAACCGGAAAATCACCACTTACATTTTTAGTTTCATTGGGTGCAGCTTCAGCAATTTTGATGCTAGTTTTTAAAGATTCAATTTTAGGCTTTGTGGCAAGTATTCAGGTGTCCATGAACGATATGGTTCGAGTTGGAGATTGGATTGAGATGACAAAATATGGTGCAGATGGAACGGTAATCGAAATTAATTTAGGGTCTGTAAAAGTTCAGAATTTTGATAAAACCATTACAACTATTCCAACTTATGCACTGGTTTCAGATTCGTTCCGTAATTACAGAGGAATGCAAAATGCAGGAGGACGTCGAATAAAACGTTCAATTAATATTAAAATGAATTCGATTCGTTTTGTGACAGAAGAAGAAATAGAGGAGCTGAAAAAGATTAAAATGTTATACGACTTTATTGTTGACCGTTCAAATGAGATTGAACAATATAATCGTTCAAATAAAGTAGATCCGACAGTGTGGGCAAATGGAAGACGAATGACAAATATAGGTTTGTTCCGACAATATATTAAGACTTATACGTACAACAGTCCAAAAATTAGAAAAGATTTGATGTTCGAGGTTCGTCAGCTCCAACCAACAGAACATGGATTGCCGATAGAATTGTTTATGTTTACAAATACAACTGTCTGGAATGAATATGAAGTCATCATGGCAGATATTTTTGATCACATTATTGCAGTTGTTCCATTTTTCCATTTGGAGATTTTTGAATCTCCATCTTCAAACGATATGCGGGAAATAGCAGAAGCATTGAAAGAAAGTTAA
- the zupT gene encoding zinc transporter ZupT — protein MFSNPLIFAFSLTFLAGISTGIGSILCLLYKKFNPKFLGMMLGISAGVMLYVSFVEILTKAKLSLSSVFGEKLGYTYTLLGFFTGIVIIILIDKILPHQHPDEKQSETHDQKLLRLGIFSALALSIHNFPEGLATFLSALENPTYGISIASAIAIHNIPEGIAVAIPIYYATKNRKKAFLYSFLSGLTEPIGALIGYFILLQFFDESIFGAIFAGVAGMMVYICINELIPTAKEYAGKKLSTYGIVFGMFIMAVSLVLFL, from the coding sequence ATGTTTTCAAACCCTTTGATATTTGCCTTTAGTTTAACTTTTCTTGCGGGAATCAGCACCGGAATTGGTAGCATTTTATGTTTACTTTACAAAAAATTCAATCCAAAATTTTTAGGAATGATGCTCGGAATTTCTGCTGGCGTGATGCTTTACGTATCTTTTGTTGAAATTCTAACGAAAGCAAAACTATCATTATCTTCTGTCTTTGGAGAAAAATTGGGTTACACCTATACCTTATTAGGTTTTTTTACCGGAATAGTGATTATTATTTTAATTGATAAAATTTTACCTCATCAACATCCCGATGAAAAACAATCTGAAACTCATGATCAAAAACTTTTACGTTTAGGAATTTTTTCAGCTTTAGCTTTATCTATTCATAATTTTCCTGAAGGTCTGGCAACATTTTTATCTGCATTAGAAAATCCTACTTATGGAATTTCGATTGCATCAGCCATCGCGATTCATAACATTCCTGAAGGAATTGCTGTTGCCATACCAATTTACTACGCAACAAAAAACAGAAAAAAAGCTTTTTTATACTCATTCTTATCTGGGTTAACAGAACCTATTGGCGCATTAATTGGCTATTTTATTTTATTGCAGTTTTTCGATGAATCTATTTTTGGAGCAATTTTCGCAGGTGTAGCAGGAATGATGGTTTATATTTGTATTAACGAATTAATTCCTACAGCAAAGGAATATGCAGGAAAAAAATTATCTACTTACGGAATTGTATTTGGGATGTTTATCATGGCTGTCAGCTTGGTATTGTTTTTATAG
- a CDS encoding L-type lectin family protein, producing the protein MKKNLLTLTLLTGICLQLNAQTFPYSNSLQTSGSYNLINGSTGVSVNATVNGTQTKGILLTPAERSKFNGIELNGINFNTNRGFNIDFEYFQWGGSNQADGIALVLFDGSTTTPSMGSSGAGLGYTYSKGTNGNNNTSGFTNGYLAFGFDSFGNFHRVRRETNEWRNGLYTVSGSNVYDGVNPQSGSSNFTELSYQGDSSNRNKASYFTIRGSANSPKWIQNTTNSDNSRGYPVLYTVNTQVSSDGTANGVTNGASLAANNNGGHGTRKISGFNPFNIRSGVYTEDIKNTGYRKAHLQFRKGKREYYNPDRTTINEVIESYFVDVIIETNTGRNTIAKNEQFRISAKNTASHAIRNYYDPNSYNATTTSGFSSLNFNGKAPTTLKMAITGSTGLYYQNQLVRNVNIALPYSPNAINDAYSNVCNNFPTIIGHPLINDTAYNNDEYIERYEGTPTTSVVDLKEMTHTVSTPSMDHIDTSSFSFMTMNSSGKYEKVTPNQYLYTIPGVGTFQYIYQENGINLSPQDPYIVFTPISNGAALNNTFNMYYTIKNKPKTGVNGGVLGDEEYRSAVSTITITTSSSNCAKPYIITNKNVTTSL; encoded by the coding sequence ATGAAAAAAAACTTACTAACATTAACACTATTAACAGGAATCTGTTTGCAATTAAATGCACAAACTTTTCCTTATAGTAATTCACTTCAAACCAGTGGAAGTTATAATTTAATTAACGGAAGTACAGGTGTATCTGTAAATGCAACCGTTAACGGAACCCAAACAAAAGGAATATTATTAACTCCAGCAGAAAGAAGTAAATTTAATGGAATTGAATTAAACGGAATCAACTTTAATACAAATAGAGGATTTAACATTGATTTCGAATATTTCCAATGGGGGGGCAGCAACCAAGCTGATGGTATAGCATTAGTCCTTTTTGATGGCTCTACAACTACCCCTTCAATGGGATCCAGTGGTGCAGGATTAGGTTATACGTATTCTAAAGGAACAAATGGTAATAACAATACCTCTGGTTTTACCAATGGTTATTTAGCTTTCGGTTTTGACAGTTTTGGTAATTTCCATCGGGTAAGGAGAGAAACAAATGAATGGCGAAATGGATTGTATACCGTAAGTGGATCTAATGTATATGACGGTGTTAACCCACAGTCAGGCTCTTCAAATTTCACAGAATTATCCTACCAAGGTGACTCATCTAACAGGAACAAAGCAAGTTATTTTACAATTAGGGGAAGTGCCAATTCGCCTAAATGGATTCAGAATACGACAAATTCTGATAATTCAAGAGGTTATCCAGTATTGTATACAGTAAATACACAAGTTTCCAGTGATGGTACTGCAAATGGTGTTACAAACGGAGCTTCTTTAGCAGCTAATAATAATGGAGGGCATGGAACTAGAAAAATTTCTGGCTTTAATCCTTTTAATATTCGAAGCGGAGTATATACTGAAGATATTAAAAATACTGGTTATCGCAAAGCTCATTTACAGTTCAGAAAAGGTAAAAGAGAATATTATAATCCCGATAGAACAACCATCAATGAAGTTATCGAATCTTATTTTGTAGATGTTATTATAGAAACAAACACAGGTAGAAATACAATTGCAAAAAATGAACAATTCAGAATAAGTGCGAAAAACACAGCTAGTCATGCTATCAGAAATTATTATGATCCTAATTCTTATAATGCGACAACTACATCTGGATTTAGCTCACTTAATTTCAATGGGAAAGCGCCAACTACTTTAAAAATGGCTATTACCGGATCGACTGGTTTATATTACCAAAATCAATTGGTTCGAAATGTAAATATTGCATTACCCTATTCTCCAAATGCAATAAATGATGCATATAGTAATGTATGCAATAATTTTCCAACTATTATAGGTCATCCATTAATCAATGACACGGCCTATAACAATGATGAATACATTGAAAGATACGAAGGTACGCCTACAACATCTGTAGTAGACTTAAAAGAAATGACTCATACCGTTTCAACCCCAAGTATGGATCATATTGATACTTCATCATTTTCTTTTATGACAATGAATTCAAGTGGAAAATATGAAAAAGTAACACCTAACCAGTATTTATATACGATTCCAGGAGTTGGAACTTTCCAATATATTTACCAAGAGAACGGAATTAACCTTTCTCCACAAGATCCATATATTGTTTTCACTCCTATCTCTAACGGTGCTGCATTGAATAATACCTTTAATATGTATTATACTATAAAAAATAAACCAAAAACAGGTGTAAATGGTGGAGTATTGGGAGATGAAGAATACAGGTCTGCTGTAAGTACAATTACCATCACAACCAGTTCTTCAAATTGTGCAAAGCCGTATATTATTACAAATAAAAATGTCACCACTTCTTTATAA
- a CDS encoding MBL fold metallo-hydrolase, with the protein MAKSNIKIHFLGTGTSQGIPIIGSDHPVCLSTNQKDKRLRSSLLLEKDGKVVTIDSGPDFRQQMLRYNAQRLDGILYTHEHNDHVLGLDDIRPLVFKSGEDMNVYGLKRVLDEIHNRFPYMFAEHKYPGVPTVIENEVETEQFSVAGFNIQPIKVMHGSLPILGYLIDDKIAYLTDVKTVPAESLEKLRGVEILIISALRVEQEHFSHILLDEAIRYSELIGAKSTYFTHISHHLGFHDEVDKGLPKGKHLAYDMLEINL; encoded by the coding sequence ATGGCTAAATCAAATATAAAAATACATTTTTTAGGAACTGGGACTTCGCAAGGAATTCCGATTATTGGTAGCGATCATCCAGTGTGTTTGTCAACAAATCAAAAAGATAAACGTTTGCGTTCTTCTTTGTTGTTAGAAAAAGATGGAAAGGTTGTTACGATAGATAGTGGACCAGATTTTAGACAACAAATGTTGCGTTATAATGCGCAAAGGTTAGATGGAATCCTGTATACACACGAGCATAATGATCATGTTTTAGGATTGGATGATATTCGTCCGTTGGTTTTCAAATCGGGAGAAGATATGAATGTCTATGGTTTGAAACGAGTTTTGGATGAAATACATAATCGATTTCCATATATGTTTGCTGAACATAAATACCCTGGAGTGCCTACGGTGATTGAAAATGAAGTTGAAACGGAACAATTTTCGGTTGCCGGATTCAACATTCAACCCATAAAAGTGATGCATGGTTCATTGCCTATTTTAGGTTATTTGATTGATGATAAAATAGCGTATTTGACAGATGTAAAAACGGTTCCTGCTGAATCTCTTGAAAAACTTCGAGGCGTGGAAATTTTGATTATAAGTGCATTACGAGTAGAGCAAGAGCATTTTTCACACATATTGTTGGATGAAGCGATTCGTTATTCAGAGTTGATAGGAGCCAAGAGTACATATTTTACACATATTTCGCATCATTTAGGATTTCATGATGAAGTAGACAAAGGATTACCAAAAGGTAAACATTTGGCTTACGATATGTTAGAAATTAATCTGTAA
- a CDS encoding TonB-dependent receptor: MALEQVLTPKQKALEINLNPKIYGSFAEIGAGQETVRFFYRAGAASGTVAKAMSAYDKEMSDSIYGVEENRRYVTQARLKKMLDHEMELMKERLIHDHYKEKAFFTYANTVTTIDYSKKNEGQGWIGLRFKLNAEEEKANEIIFHVKFKENTAQLQQETLGVLGVNLIYGAYYYYDNPRKLIKSLYDTLDKDQLEIDMINFRGPQFKYVDNRLMSLQLVKNGMTDVAVFNPQGKNILPADLLYKKNIFAVRGSFRPFMNVNMDMFKGGLEIFKQEDDVRTDNTEILFEITLSNLIASGFEGELNERDFLDRADIIGSLGYNVIISNFSEYYKLVDYFSKFTRNQTKVGLAMGVNNLVEIFNEQYYADLPGGIMEAFGKLFKKNVKVYLYPYLDKEKDILLTSKNLQVSDSVHELYKYFLYNGRVQDILNYNRGYLDSYSRRILEKIANAEQDWENECPEGVADMIKDRGMFGYKLKYMLE, encoded by the coding sequence ATGGCATTAGAACAAGTTCTTACTCCTAAACAAAAAGCTTTAGAGATCAATTTGAATCCGAAAATATACGGTTCTTTTGCAGAAATTGGTGCTGGTCAAGAGACCGTTCGTTTTTTTTATCGCGCAGGTGCTGCTTCGGGTACTGTTGCAAAAGCGATGAGTGCTTATGACAAAGAAATGTCCGATTCGATATATGGTGTAGAAGAAAATCGTCGTTATGTGACACAAGCTCGCCTTAAAAAAATGCTGGATCATGAGATGGAATTGATGAAAGAGCGTCTAATACACGATCACTACAAAGAAAAAGCATTTTTTACGTATGCAAATACAGTGACAACAATTGATTATTCGAAGAAAAATGAAGGTCAAGGTTGGATTGGTTTACGTTTCAAATTGAATGCAGAAGAAGAAAAAGCAAACGAAATTATTTTTCACGTAAAATTCAAAGAAAATACAGCTCAATTGCAACAAGAAACTTTAGGTGTTTTGGGTGTTAATTTGATTTACGGTGCTTATTATTACTACGATAATCCTCGAAAATTAATCAAATCTTTGTACGATACATTGGATAAAGATCAGTTAGAAATTGACATGATTAACTTTCGTGGTCCACAATTCAAATATGTTGATAATCGTTTGATGTCGCTTCAATTGGTTAAAAATGGAATGACTGATGTTGCGGTTTTCAATCCACAAGGAAAAAATATTTTACCTGCCGATTTATTATACAAGAAAAATATCTTCGCTGTTCGTGGCTCTTTCCGTCCTTTTATGAATGTAAATATGGATATGTTCAAAGGTGGTTTAGAAATTTTCAAACAGGAAGATGATGTTCGAACAGATAATACCGAAATTTTATTTGAGATTACACTTTCTAACTTGATTGCTTCTGGTTTTGAAGGGGAATTGAATGAACGTGATTTCTTAGATCGCGCTGATATTATTGGTAGTTTAGGTTACAATGTTATCATTTCTAATTTTTCTGAATATTATAAATTGGTTGATTATTTCTCGAAATTCACCCGAAATCAAACCAAAGTTGGTTTAGCAATGGGTGTTAATAATTTGGTCGAAATTTTCAATGAGCAATACTATGCCGATTTACCAGGCGGAATTATGGAAGCTTTCGGAAAATTATTCAAGAAAAATGTAAAAGTTTATCTGTATCCATATTTAGACAAAGAAAAAGATATTTTGTTGACGTCGAAAAATCTACAAGTAAGTGATAGCGTGCACGAATTGTACAAATATTTCTTGTATAACGGAAGAGTTCAAGATATTTTGAATTACAACAGAGGTTATTTAGATTCTTATTCTCGCCGAATTTTAGAAAAAATCGCCAATGCCGAACAAGATTGGGAAAATGAATGCCCAGAAGGTGTTGCTGATATGATCAAAGATCGTGGAATGTTTGGCTACAAATTGAAATATATGTTGGAGTAA
- the recA gene encoding recombinase RecA, which translates to MSDLDNKKKALQLILDKMDKAYGKGTVMRMGDSAVDDKIEVIPSGSLGLDLALGVGGYPRGRVIEIYGPESSGKTTLTLHAIAEAQKAGGIAAFIDAEHAFDRYYAAKLGVDVENLIISQPDNGEQALEIADNLIRSGAIDIIVIDSVAALTPKAEIEGEMGDSRMGLQARLMSQALRKLTGTINKTKCTAIFINQLREKIGVMFGNPETTTGGNALKFYASVRLDIRRSTQIKNGDEVIGNHSKVKVVKNKVAPPFRQAEFDIMYGEGISKVGEILDMGVEKGIVNKSGSWYSYNDSKLGQGRDAVKEVLKDNPELAEEIEAKIVALIKGEPVDGKPSIDNPADEAELFAED; encoded by the coding sequence ATGAGCGATTTAGACAATAAAAAGAAAGCGTTACAGCTGATCTTAGATAAGATGGACAAAGCTTACGGGAAAGGAACTGTAATGCGTATGGGAGATTCGGCTGTTGATGATAAAATAGAAGTAATTCCTTCTGGATCTTTAGGATTAGATTTAGCGTTAGGAGTAGGAGGTTATCCTCGCGGACGTGTTATAGAAATCTACGGACCAGAATCTTCTGGTAAAACAACATTGACTTTACATGCTATTGCTGAAGCCCAAAAAGCTGGTGGTATCGCTGCTTTTATTGATGCAGAACATGCTTTTGACCGTTATTATGCTGCAAAATTAGGTGTCGATGTAGAAAACTTAATTATTTCTCAACCAGATAATGGTGAGCAAGCGTTAGAAATTGCAGATAACTTAATTCGTTCGGGAGCGATAGATATTATCGTAATTGACTCTGTTGCGGCTCTTACTCCAAAAGCGGAGATTGAAGGTGAAATGGGAGATTCTCGTATGGGATTACAAGCGCGTTTGATGTCGCAAGCTTTACGTAAATTGACAGGAACAATCAATAAAACGAAATGTACAGCAATTTTTATTAATCAATTACGTGAAAAAATTGGGGTAATGTTCGGTAATCCAGAAACAACAACTGGTGGTAATGCCTTAAAATTCTACGCATCTGTACGTTTGGATATCCGTCGTTCTACTCAAATCAAAAATGGAGATGAGGTAATCGGAAATCATTCGAAAGTAAAAGTGGTTAAAAATAAAGTTGCACCTCCATTCCGTCAAGCAGAATTTGATATTATGTACGGTGAAGGAATTTCTAAAGTTGGAGAAATTTTGGATATGGGTGTTGAGAAAGGAATTGTAAACAAATCTGGTTCTTGGTATTCATACAACGATAGCAAATTAGGACAAGGTCGAGATGCTGTAAAAGAAGTATTGAAAGATAATCCTGAATTGGCAGAAGAAATTGAAGCTAAAATTGTCGCATTAATCAAAGGTGAGCCAGTAGATGGAAAACCTTCTATTGATAATCCAGCTGACGAAGCAGAATTATTTGCTGAAGATTAA
- the bcp gene encoding thioredoxin-dependent thiol peroxidase, translated as MKMLKIGDKVPDFKGIDQDGNEVSYQDFAGKKLVVFFYPKASTPGCTAEACDLRDNENALKAQGYHLVGVSADSVKRQKNFAEKNNLPFPLLADENHEILNAFGVWGPKKFMGREFDGIHRTTFIIDEKGVITDVIEKVKTKEHAKQILEK; from the coding sequence ATCAAGATGTTAAAAATAGGAGATAAAGTTCCAGATTTTAAAGGAATTGATCAAGATGGAAACGAAGTTTCATACCAAGATTTTGCAGGAAAAAAATTAGTCGTTTTCTTTTATCCAAAAGCAAGTACACCAGGTTGTACAGCCGAAGCATGTGATTTGCGCGATAACGAAAATGCGTTGAAAGCTCAAGGTTATCATTTGGTTGGAGTAAGTGCAGATTCTGTGAAAAGACAAAAGAATTTTGCAGAGAAAAATAATTTACCTTTTCCTTTGCTTGCAGATGAAAATCACGAAATTTTGAATGCTTTTGGGGTTTGGGGACCAAAGAAATTTATGGGACGCGAATTTGATGGAATTCATCGTACAACTTTCATCATTGATGAAAAAGGAGTGATTACAGATGTAATCGAAAAAGTGAAAACAAAAGAACACGCAAAACAAATTTTAGAAAAATAA
- a CDS encoding mechanosensitive ion channel family protein, translating into MLKNIFIVLFSFFFFCFSKGQDSLQKSLEKRLVEFSNQRKEDSIKRIELENKFAGIQITSKEKESLLKELKFLKSRDSIVTKRYKDKIDSLRLINKGVPVVPFHDTLFIVYRGVGGFTMKERARSIEEKIIELAKSYDFNKDSIKVSSDENQYLIYSDEDIIASVGLQDALWENTSLDKLSDKYANVIADSIEKHRSDVSLPTLAKGTLYAILLISVVSFLIFLINKGTYWLKLKLFRNKRNILSPFTKKKFKFFNENKQIEYLWFLVGIIRWLIILILIYLAIPILFNFFPSTQGYSAVFLENLLTPLKKIARAVIDYLPNLLTITIIIIIFRLIFKFLDFISEELDSGRLTINGFYKEWTKPTYQIFKVLLLIFIMIVIFPYLPGAKSPIFQGVSVFVGILVTFGSAGALGNIMSGLMLTYTRAFSNGDYVKIGDVTGEIIERNLLVTRIRTIKNEIVSVPNSTVMNSHTTNYSTDSSNKGLIIYTEFALGYNIPIEKVHEVAKKAALKIPEIKKDPAPFVFQLRLDDFYITYQINAFITNAHNQEVIYSNLRKALVLELNEAGIEVLSPHFMAYRDGTEPQFIKKDI; encoded by the coding sequence GTGTTAAAAAATATATTTATTGTTCTTTTCTCATTCTTCTTTTTTTGTTTTTCGAAAGGACAAGATTCTTTGCAAAAGTCATTAGAAAAACGATTAGTAGAATTTTCAAATCAACGTAAAGAGGATTCGATAAAAAGAATTGAATTAGAGAATAAATTTGCAGGAATACAAATAACTTCTAAAGAAAAGGAATCACTATTAAAAGAGTTGAAATTCCTAAAAAGTAGGGATTCTATTGTTACAAAACGATATAAAGACAAAATTGATTCTTTAAGATTAATTAATAAAGGAGTTCCAGTTGTACCTTTTCACGATACGTTGTTTATTGTATATAGAGGGGTTGGAGGTTTTACAATGAAAGAACGCGCTCGTTCTATTGAAGAAAAAATTATAGAATTAGCAAAATCATATGATTTTAACAAAGACTCAATAAAAGTATCAAGCGATGAAAATCAATATTTAATCTATTCTGATGAAGATATAATAGCAAGTGTTGGTTTGCAAGATGCTTTATGGGAGAATACTTCTTTAGATAAATTATCTGATAAGTATGCTAATGTAATAGCGGATTCTATAGAAAAACACCGTTCAGATGTTAGTTTACCAACTTTGGCTAAAGGAACTTTATATGCAATATTGTTAATTTCTGTTGTAAGTTTTTTAATTTTTTTAATAAATAAAGGTACATATTGGCTAAAACTAAAACTATTTAGAAATAAAAGAAATATTTTATCTCCATTTACTAAAAAGAAGTTTAAGTTCTTTAACGAAAATAAACAAATAGAGTACTTGTGGTTTTTAGTAGGAATAATCCGCTGGCTTATAATTTTGATTTTAATATATTTAGCAATTCCTATTTTATTCAATTTTTTTCCTTCTACTCAAGGTTATTCAGCTGTTTTTCTAGAAAATCTGCTTACACCGCTTAAAAAAATAGCAAGAGCAGTCATTGATTATTTACCAAATCTATTAACAATCACAATTATTATTATAATATTTAGATTGATTTTTAAATTTTTAGATTTCATTTCTGAAGAATTGGATTCTGGTAGATTGACAATTAATGGATTTTATAAAGAATGGACAAAACCAACCTATCAAATATTTAAAGTACTTCTTTTGATATTTATAATGATTGTTATTTTTCCATACTTACCAGGAGCTAAATCTCCTATTTTTCAAGGTGTATCTGTGTTTGTTGGTATTTTAGTGACATTTGGTTCGGCTGGTGCATTAGGAAATATCATGTCGGGTTTGATGTTAACATATACTCGTGCTTTTTCTAATGGAGATTATGTCAAGATTGGTGACGTTACAGGAGAAATCATAGAAAGAAATTTATTAGTAACCAGAATACGTACCATTAAAAATGAGATAGTTTCTGTCCCGAACTCTACAGTGATGAATAGTCATACAACAAATTATAGTACAGATTCTTCGAATAAAGGTTTAATTATTTATACAGAATTCGCATTAGGTTATAATATTCCAATTGAAAAAGTTCATGAAGTCGCTAAAAAAGCAGCGTTAAAAATACCTGAAATTAAGAAAGATCCAGCTCCTTTCGTGTTTCAATTACGTTTAGATGATTTTTATATCACTTATCAAATAAATGCGTTTATTACAAATGCACATAATCAAGAAGTCATTTATTCTAATCTAAGAAAAGCTTTAGTTTTAGAACTAAACGAAGCAGGAATTGAAGTATTATCGCCACATTTTATGGCTTATCGAGATGGAACAGAACCTCAATTTATCAAAAAAGATATATAA
- the nth gene encoding endonuclease III: MLKKERIQFVIDELEKLYPVPPIPLDHQDAFTLLIAVLLSAQTTDKKVNQVTPELFAKASNAKAMSLLEVDEIKYYIREIGLSNTKAKNIKRLSEILIEKYDGEVPEGFEELEELPGVGHKTASVVMSQWFGHPAFPVDTHIHRLMKLWKLTKGKNVEETEKDAKKIFPKELWNKLHIQIIYYGREYSPARAWSLDKDFITRKMFE, from the coding sequence ATGTTAAAGAAAGAACGTATCCAATTTGTGATTGATGAATTGGAAAAATTATATCCAGTTCCACCAATTCCATTAGACCATCAAGATGCTTTTACATTATTGATCGCCGTTTTATTATCTGCCCAAACAACAGATAAAAAAGTGAATCAAGTAACACCCGAATTATTTGCGAAAGCTTCTAATGCAAAAGCAATGTCGTTATTAGAAGTAGATGAAATAAAATATTATATCCGTGAGATTGGTTTATCAAACACAAAAGCCAAAAATATCAAACGATTATCCGAAATTTTAATCGAAAAATACGATGGAGAAGTTCCCGAAGGTTTTGAAGAATTAGAAGAATTACCTGGCGTTGGACACAAAACTGCTTCGGTTGTGATGTCGCAATGGTTTGGTCATCCAGCTTTTCCTGTCGACACACATATTCATCGTTTGATGAAGTTATGGAAATTGACAAAAGGAAAAAATGTTGAGGAAACAGAAAAAGATGCAAAAAAAATATTTCCAAAAGAGTTGTGGAACAAATTACATATTCAAATCATTTATTATGGACGTGAATATTCTCCCGCACGCGCTTGGAGTTTAGATAAAGATTTTATTACTCGAAAAATGTTCGAATAA
- a CDS encoding lipocalin-like domain-containing protein — protein MKNIFSLFLVSILFLSIFSCKEDDSLAISQDQLLRSGKWQLKEIRETKGNITTTDKLLACERQSILDFSDVKNYNSNMYKTEKGNCVQEQTTGTYVYNTSKTKRLLTMETKDTTYNYYVKQLDPKYLVLQDTLSKVDTIKLRLQVFEIVK, from the coding sequence ATGAAAAATATATTCAGCCTATTTTTAGTATCAATTTTATTTCTTTCAATTTTTTCGTGCAAAGAAGACGATTCATTGGCAATATCGCAAGATCAATTATTGCGATCTGGAAAATGGCAATTGAAAGAAATTAGAGAAACGAAAGGAAATATAACGACAACAGACAAACTATTGGCTTGTGAACGTCAATCTATATTAGATTTTTCGGATGTTAAGAATTATAATTCTAACATGTATAAAACCGAAAAAGGGAATTGTGTGCAAGAACAAACGACAGGAACGTATGTGTATAATACGTCTAAAACAAAACGTTTGTTGACAATGGAAACAAAAGATACAACGTACAATTATTATGTGAAGCAGTTAGATCCAAAATATTTGGTTTTGCAAGATACGTTGAGCAAAGTTGATACGATAAAGCTTCGTTTGCAAGTTTTTGAAATTGTAAAATAA